A genomic window from Martelella lutilitoris includes:
- a CDS encoding GGDEF domain-containing protein, translated as MIESFGILASMLEKVGLAALVILTYRAILRSRLPSLWSGPAIGVLFSFGAAITMIDPLVVGPGIIVDIRVVMVGLAALFGGFWAALIACIVAVAVRISIGGAGMLPGTVSIIMAAVIALVFVRIRGSRRDLGNLALLGLAISLSLSSVLLMPLDFVINTAAKSLPVLIVRNVLGTMILGYLLAMEENREVEHNTFKELAERDALTGLSNRRALEVLERRNPNHDTTELFCVIMFDLDHFKTVNDTHGHSFGDAVLARFAEIISRRIRGSDLVVRYGGEEFCVILNDALLSNAARIAEDIRQQLAGEVFGGDVTVTVSAGVAQSSEDEPSVYPVIKNADKALYEAKRDGRNRVAIHAE; from the coding sequence ATGATAGAGAGTTTCGGTATTCTCGCGAGCATGCTGGAGAAAGTGGGTTTGGCCGCATTGGTCATTCTGACCTACCGCGCCATCCTGCGCTCTCGCTTGCCGTCGCTCTGGTCGGGGCCCGCGATCGGCGTCCTCTTCAGCTTTGGCGCAGCCATAACCATGATCGATCCGCTGGTGGTCGGTCCCGGCATCATCGTTGACATCCGCGTTGTCATGGTGGGCCTGGCCGCGCTTTTCGGCGGCTTCTGGGCGGCGCTGATTGCCTGCATCGTCGCCGTCGCCGTCAGAATATCCATTGGCGGCGCCGGCATGCTGCCCGGAACGGTCAGCATCATCATGGCCGCCGTCATCGCGCTCGTCTTCGTGCGCATTCGCGGCTCGAGGCGCGATCTTGGCAACCTTGCGCTTCTCGGGCTTGCGATTTCTCTCAGCCTTTCCAGCGTTCTTCTGATGCCGCTCGATTTCGTGATCAACACGGCGGCGAAGTCCTTGCCGGTGCTGATTGTCAGGAATGTGCTCGGCACGATGATTCTCGGCTATCTCCTGGCGATGGAAGAAAACCGCGAAGTCGAGCACAACACCTTCAAGGAGCTTGCCGAACGCGATGCGCTGACCGGCCTTTCCAACCGGCGGGCGCTGGAAGTGCTGGAGCGGCGCAATCCGAACCACGACACGACCGAACTCTTCTGCGTCATCATGTTCGACCTCGACCATTTCAAGACCGTCAATGATACGCACGGCCACAGTTTTGGCGATGCCGTGCTGGCGCGCTTTGCCGAAATCATTTCGCGGCGCATCCGCGGAAGCGACCTGGTGGTGCGTTACGGCGGCGAGGAGTTCTGCGTCATCCTCAATGATGCGCTCCTGAGCAATGCCGCGCGCATTGCAGAAGATATCAGGCAACAGCTTGCCGGCGAGGTTTTCGGCGGCGACGTCACCGTAACGGTCAGCGCCGGCGTCGCCCAGTCGTCCGAAGATGAGCCCTCGGTCTATCCGGTGATCAAGAATGCCGACAAGGCGCTTTACGAGGCCAAGCGCGATGGCCGCAATCGCGTGGCGATCCACGCGGAGTAG
- a CDS encoding GGDEF domain-containing protein — MNPSPFITLPKRDQALDELIGRQLSRKGWVLTFPPELEERFNAHIHASRHRQIVRTALVGIAFLFAFVIVDLVYRPNLIVELSIIRAGVIGVLVAALSLVIAQRHDTRLPGLMSILGISVASLGAGLMLVTVGNPIVRYEPYTFILVAVIANIALPLRPPQALLASGINFAIAVYFILPLPTLTSDEKTSPLIFLLATTTLTLLANLRIETIERKIFLLYLREKLRGEALLSEYRSLDHISNTDALTDLANRRLFDECLRQSWETARFSGEPLTLLMIDIDHFKGYNDTYGHPAGDECLKQVAAALKASTRAESDLPARFGGEEFALVLPNCEENGGLKMAGRIHEAIARIDIPHATSPLKRLSVSIGVATERPSRTHHEPRSLLIRADRALYAAKQAGRNLTSLDNPGEEDRQPSAAKSGSGTAEQKAS; from the coding sequence ATGAATCCGTCGCCGTTCATCACCTTGCCGAAACGCGACCAGGCGCTTGACGAATTGATCGGCAGGCAGCTTTCGCGCAAGGGCTGGGTGCTGACATTTCCGCCGGAACTCGAAGAACGGTTCAATGCCCATATCCACGCCAGCCGCCATCGCCAGATCGTCCGCACTGCGCTGGTCGGCATCGCTTTTCTGTTTGCCTTCGTTATCGTCGACCTGGTCTACCGCCCGAACCTGATTGTGGAGCTCTCGATCATCCGGGCAGGCGTTATCGGGGTGCTGGTGGCAGCGCTGTCACTGGTGATCGCGCAGCGCCACGACACGCGACTGCCGGGACTGATGTCGATCCTCGGCATCTCCGTCGCCTCGCTCGGAGCCGGGTTGATGCTGGTTACGGTCGGCAATCCGATCGTGCGCTATGAGCCCTATACCTTCATTCTCGTCGCCGTCATCGCCAATATCGCCCTGCCCCTGCGCCCGCCCCAGGCGCTTCTGGCCTCGGGGATCAACTTCGCCATCGCCGTCTACTTCATCCTGCCTCTGCCGACGCTCACTTCCGACGAGAAGACCTCGCCGCTGATCTTTCTTCTGGCGACGACGACGCTGACGCTGCTCGCCAACCTTCGGATCGAGACCATTGAGCGAAAGATCTTCCTGCTTTACCTGCGCGAGAAGCTGCGCGGCGAGGCGCTCTTGAGCGAGTATCGCTCGCTCGATCATATCTCCAACACAGATGCGCTGACCGACCTTGCCAACCGGCGCCTGTTTGACGAATGCCTGCGGCAAAGCTGGGAGACGGCGCGGTTCAGCGGCGAGCCTCTCACCCTGCTGATGATCGATATCGATCACTTCAAGGGCTACAACGACACCTACGGCCATCCGGCCGGCGATGAGTGCCTCAAGCAGGTTGCCGCCGCGCTCAAGGCGAGCACGCGCGCCGAAAGCGACCTGCCGGCGCGTTTCGGCGGCGAGGAATTCGCGCTGGTGCTGCCGAACTGCGAGGAAAATGGCGGGCTGAAAATGGCCGGCCGGATCCACGAGGCCATCGCCCGGATCGACATCCCGCATGCGACAAGTCCGCTGAAGCGGCTCTCCGTCTCGATTGGCGTTGCGACCGAACGCCCCTCCAGGACGCATCACGAACCCCGCAGCCTGCTGATACGGGCGGACCGGGCGCTCTATGCGGCCAAACAGGCAGGCCGCAACCTGACCTCTCTCGACAATCCGGGCGAGGAAGACCGGCAGCCTTCGGCGGCAAAAAGCGGTAGCGGCACGGCCGAGCAAAAAGCTTCCTGA
- a CDS encoding fumarylacetoacetate hydrolase family protein, with protein sequence MSATVFPPPPATNLPIIGLAERFPVRRVYCVGRNYAAHAVEMGHDPDREAPFFFQKNPDNLLLPGLSFPYPSRSANVHHEVECYVALQAGGSDINLEEALDCIYGYGVAVDFTRRDIQDEAKAKGRPWEMAKAFEHSAPVSEIARAADIGHPGAGAITLYRNGAETQRGDLSQMIWKVPEIIAELSRYVTLAPGDIILTGTPSGVGPVSRGDRIVCAIDTVAKLAFDVI encoded by the coding sequence ATGTCAGCAACCGTATTTCCTCCGCCGCCCGCCACAAATCTTCCGATCATCGGACTGGCAGAGCGCTTCCCCGTTCGCCGCGTCTATTGTGTCGGACGCAACTACGCGGCCCATGCGGTGGAAATGGGACACGACCCTGATCGCGAAGCGCCGTTCTTCTTCCAGAAAAACCCCGATAACCTGCTTCTGCCGGGCCTTTCCTTTCCCTATCCGAGCCGCTCGGCGAATGTGCACCACGAGGTCGAGTGTTATGTGGCGCTCCAGGCCGGCGGCAGCGATATCAACCTTGAGGAGGCTCTCGACTGTATCTACGGCTATGGCGTCGCAGTGGATTTCACGCGACGCGATATCCAGGACGAGGCCAAGGCGAAGGGCCGGCCCTGGGAGATGGCGAAGGCCTTCGAGCATTCGGCGCCGGTATCCGAAATCGCGCGCGCTGCGGATATCGGCCATCCGGGCGCAGGCGCGATCACGCTTTATCGCAACGGCGCGGAAACCCAGCGCGGCGACCTCAGCCAGATGATCTGGAAAGTGCCGGAAATCATCGCGGAACTGTCTCGCTACGTCACGCTTGCGCCCGGCGACATCATCCTGACCGGAACGCCCTCCGGGGTGGGGCCGGTTTCGCGCGGCGACAGGATCGTTTGCGCGATCGACACTGTCGCAAAACTTGCATTCGACGTGATCTGA
- the gndA gene encoding NADP-dependent phosphogluconate dehydrogenase produces the protein MEKAEIGLIGLGVMGSNLALNIAEKGNRIAVYNRTVDKTRAFYAGAGDLQKNIVPTETLSEFVAAIRPPRPLIIMIKAGDPVDQEIEKLRPYLGNGDIIIDAGNANFHDTRRRFQELEGTGLTFIGMGVSGGEEGARHGPSIMVGGTEDSYARVEKVLTSISAKYADDPCCAWLGPDGAGHFVKTIHNGIEYADMQMIAEIYGILRDGVGMSASEIAHVFSEWNNGRLNSFLIEITAKVLTATDPETGKAMPDIIVDAAGQKGTGRWSAIEAQQLAVPATVIEAAVAARCLSAMRGERKAAEPMFNKEELEFSIPPGPWLNRDLELALFAAKIAAYAQGFDVMASASEEYSWNLPMPEIARIWRAGCIIRSQFLDEITKAFSETPDVANLIVTPAFAAMVNECLPSLRRIVAAATSAGLPVPGLASALTYFDAYRQSRGTANLIQAQRDFFGAHGFDRLDGLDIHHGPWGSGAA, from the coding sequence GTGGAAAAAGCAGAAATCGGCCTGATTGGTCTGGGTGTCATGGGCTCCAACCTCGCCCTGAACATTGCCGAAAAAGGCAACAGAATCGCCGTTTACAACCGCACGGTCGACAAGACGCGCGCCTTTTACGCAGGCGCCGGCGACCTTCAGAAAAACATTGTTCCGACCGAAACGCTTTCGGAATTCGTGGCCGCCATCCGCCCGCCGCGACCGCTCATCATCATGATCAAGGCCGGCGATCCGGTCGATCAGGAAATCGAAAAGCTGCGCCCCTATCTCGGCAATGGCGACATCATCATCGATGCCGGCAATGCGAATTTCCATGACACCCGCCGCCGCTTCCAGGAGCTGGAAGGCACGGGCCTGACATTTATCGGCATGGGCGTTTCCGGCGGCGAGGAAGGCGCGCGTCACGGTCCCTCGATCATGGTCGGGGGCACGGAAGACAGCTATGCCCGCGTCGAGAAAGTGTTGACCTCGATCTCGGCGAAATATGCCGACGACCCGTGCTGCGCCTGGCTTGGCCCGGACGGCGCCGGCCACTTCGTCAAGACCATCCATAACGGCATCGAATATGCCGACATGCAGATGATCGCCGAAATCTACGGCATCCTGCGCGACGGCGTCGGCATGAGCGCCTCGGAAATCGCCCATGTCTTCAGCGAATGGAACAATGGCCGCCTGAACTCCTTCCTGATCGAGATCACCGCCAAGGTGCTGACGGCGACCGATCCGGAAACCGGCAAGGCCATGCCCGACATCATCGTCGATGCCGCCGGGCAGAAGGGCACCGGCCGCTGGTCGGCGATCGAGGCGCAGCAGCTTGCCGTGCCGGCCACGGTGATCGAGGCCGCCGTTGCCGCCCGTTGCCTTTCGGCGATGCGCGGCGAGCGCAAGGCGGCCGAGCCGATGTTCAACAAGGAAGAGCTCGAATTCAGCATTCCGCCAGGTCCCTGGCTCAACCGTGACCTGGAACTGGCGCTCTTCGCCGCCAAGATCGCGGCTTACGCGCAGGGCTTCGACGTCATGGCCTCGGCATCGGAAGAATACAGCTGGAACCTGCCGATGCCCGAGATCGCCCGCATCTGGCGCGCTGGCTGCATCATCCGTTCGCAGTTCCTCGACGAGATCACCAAGGCTTTCTCCGAAACGCCGGATGTCGCCAACCTGATCGTAACGCCTGCCTTTGCCGCCATGGTCAACGAGTGCCTGCCGTCGCTGCGCCGCATTGTCGCCGCCGCGACCTCCGCCGGCCTTCCGGTTCCGGGTCTCGCCTCGGCGCTCACCTATTTCGACGCCTATCGCCAGTCGCGCGGCACCGCCAACCTGATCCAGGCACAGCGCGACTTCTTCGGCGCCCATGGGTTCGACCGTCTCGACGGCCTCGACATCCATCACGGCCCCTGGGGCAGCGGCGCGGCCTGA
- the ttcA gene encoding tRNA 2-thiocytidine(32) synthetase TtcA, with the protein MSDAETLDEITPEDSAFRALFADAPSSVSFQRLRKRLLRQVRQAISDFSMLEGQKRWLVALSGGKDSYGLLAVLMELKWRGLLPVELIACNLDQGQPNFPKHVLPDYLESLGIKYRIEYKDTYSIVTDKLAPGSTYCSLCSRLRRGHLYRIAREEGCDALVLGHHREDILETFFMNLFHGGRLATMPAKLLNDDGDLTLLRPLAYAAEDDLARFAEAMRFPIIPCDLCGSQDGLERNAMKKMLADMETRMPGRKEVMLRALCNANPSHLLDPKLFDFAGLRPQTD; encoded by the coding sequence ATGAGCGACGCAGAGACCCTCGACGAGATCACGCCGGAAGACAGTGCCTTCCGCGCGCTGTTTGCCGATGCGCCCTCCTCGGTCAGCTTCCAGCGGTTGCGCAAGCGGCTGTTGCGGCAGGTGCGTCAGGCGATCTCCGACTTTTCCATGCTTGAAGGCCAAAAGCGCTGGCTGGTCGCGCTTTCCGGCGGCAAGGACAGTTACGGACTTCTCGCCGTGCTGATGGAGCTGAAATGGCGCGGGCTGTTGCCGGTCGAACTGATCGCCTGCAATCTCGATCAGGGCCAGCCGAACTTTCCCAAACATGTCCTGCCCGACTATCTCGAAAGCCTCGGGATCAAATACCGGATCGAGTACAAGGACACCTATTCGATCGTCACCGACAAGCTTGCGCCGGGCTCCACCTACTGCTCGCTCTGCTCCAGGCTCCGGCGCGGCCATCTCTACCGGATCGCACGCGAGGAGGGCTGCGACGCCCTCGTCCTCGGCCATCACCGTGAGGATATCCTCGAAACCTTCTTCATGAATCTCTTCCACGGCGGCCGGCTTGCCACCATGCCCGCGAAGCTCCTGAATGATGACGGCGACCTGACGCTGCTTCGCCCGCTTGCCTATGCGGCCGAGGACGATCTGGCGCGCTTTGCCGAGGCCATGCGCTTTCCCATCATACCCTGCGACCTCTGCGGCTCGCAGGACGGGTTGGAACGCAACGCCATGAAAAAGATGCTGGCCGACATGGAGACGCGCATGCCCGGCCGCAAGGAGGTGATGCTGCGGGCGCTCTGCAATGCGAATCCATCGCATCTTCTCGATCCGAAGCTATTTGATTTTGCCGGACTACGGCCTCAAACCGATTGA
- a CDS encoding glutaminase, producing MDLQAIADDIVRDLSPRLGEGKVADYIPELAKVDPKQLGIAITTVDGKTYRAGDAETAFSVQSISKVFMLTLALGKVGETIWRRVGREPSGSAFNSIIQLEHEHGIPRNPFINAGAIVVSDIVLAGHRPREAIGEFLRFMHYVANDESLYIDEAVARSEQRTGYRNFALANFMRGFDNLEHPVDHVLGVYFHQCALAMNCVQLSHAGLFLANRGTNPLTGFSVVSPRRARRISAIMLTCGHYDGSGDFAFRVGLPGKSGVGGGILAVAPGRASIAVWSPGLDETGNSLLGSIALEMLAARTGWSVFGT from the coding sequence ATGGACCTGCAGGCCATTGCCGACGACATTGTGCGCGATCTCAGCCCCAGGCTCGGCGAGGGCAAGGTGGCCGACTATATTCCCGAACTCGCCAAGGTGGATCCGAAGCAGCTCGGCATCGCGATCACTACCGTCGACGGCAAGACCTATCGCGCCGGTGACGCGGAGACCGCCTTCTCGGTGCAGAGCATTTCCAAGGTGTTCATGCTGACGCTGGCGCTCGGCAAGGTGGGCGAGACGATCTGGCGCCGCGTCGGGCGCGAGCCCTCGGGTTCGGCCTTCAACTCGATCATCCAGCTGGAGCACGAGCACGGCATCCCCCGCAATCCCTTCATCAATGCCGGCGCCATCGTGGTCTCCGACATCGTGCTGGCCGGCCACCGCCCGCGCGAGGCAATCGGCGAGTTCCTGCGTTTCATGCATTATGTCGCCAATGACGAGAGCCTCTATATTGACGAGGCGGTGGCCCGATCCGAGCAGCGCACCGGCTATCGCAACTTCGCGCTCGCCAATTTCATGCGCGGCTTCGACAATCTTGAACACCCCGTCGACCATGTGCTCGGCGTCTATTTTCACCAATGCGCGCTTGCCATGAACTGCGTCCAGCTTTCCCATGCCGGCCTGTTCCTTGCCAATCGCGGTACCAATCCGCTGACGGGCTTTTCCGTCGTTTCGCCCAGGCGCGCACGGCGCATCAGCGCGATCATGCTGACCTGCGGCCATTATGACGGCTCCGGCGATTTCGCCTTCCGGGTCGGCCTGCCTGGCAAATCGGGCGTCGGCGGCGGCATTCTCGCCGTTGCCCCCGGCAGGGCCTCGATCGCCGTCTGGTCGCCGGGGCTTGACGAGACCGGCAATTCTCTGCTTGGCAGCATTGCGCTGGAAATGCTGGCCGCGCGCACCGGCTGGTCGGTGTTCGGCACCTGA
- a CDS encoding gamma carbonic anhydrase family protein — protein sequence MTIYALGDRRPTLPAQGAFWIAPDAAVIGNIIIGDDVGIWFRAVLRGDNEPITIGAGSNIQDGVMIHTDMGAPATIGRGCTIGHHAIIHGCTIGDNSLVGMGATILNGAVIGSNCLVGANALVTEGKTFPDNSLIVGAPAKAVRTLDAASIEGLRRSATSYQENWKRFERELTVIGSGSTG from the coding sequence TTGACGATTTACGCGCTCGGCGACCGCCGACCGACACTTCCCGCGCAAGGCGCATTCTGGATCGCACCCGATGCCGCGGTGATCGGCAACATCATCATCGGCGACGATGTCGGTATCTGGTTCAGGGCCGTGCTGCGCGGCGACAACGAACCGATCACCATCGGCGCCGGCAGCAACATACAGGACGGCGTGATGATCCACACCGACATGGGCGCGCCCGCGACCATCGGCAGGGGCTGCACGATCGGCCATCACGCCATCATTCACGGCTGCACGATCGGCGACAACAGCCTCGTGGGCATGGGCGCCACCATTCTCAACGGCGCGGTTATCGGCAGCAACTGCCTTGTCGGCGCCAATGCCCTGGTGACGGAAGGCAAGACCTTTCCCGACAACAGCCTTATCGTCGGCGCTCCGGCGAAGGCGGTGCGCACGCTCGATGCGGCCTCAATCGAGGGTCTGCGCCGCTCGGCGACAAGCTATCAGGAAAACTGGAAGCGGTTCGAACGCGAACTCACGGTTATCGGAAGCGGTTCAACCGGATGA